One window from the genome of Entelurus aequoreus isolate RoL-2023_Sb linkage group LG04, RoL_Eaeq_v1.1, whole genome shotgun sequence encodes:
- the cltb gene encoding clathrin light chain B isoform X4, whose translation MADNGAHPTDEDPAAEFLAQQENEIAGIENDAEGFEELNGDDGQEPPQQPASNYDPFAEEPATVNGDIFQESNGPTDNYAAIAQVDIQRQEPESLRKWREEQKERLEVLDSASKAAEAELREKAKKELEDWHVHQSEQMEKNKANNRIADKAFYKQPSADLVGFV comes from the exons ATGGCTGACAACGGAGCGCACCCGACAGACGAGGACCCGGCCGCCGAGTTCCTGGCCCAGCAGGAGAACGAGATAGCGGGGATAGAGAACGACGCGGAAGGCTTCGAGGAGCTGAACGGAGACGACGGCCAGGAGCCCCCGCAGCAACCGGCGAGCAACTACG ATCCTTTTGCAGAGGAGCCCGCCACGGTGAACGGGGATATCTTTCAG GAGTCCAACGGCCCCACGGATAACTATGCAGCCATCGCTCAAGTCGATATTCAGAGGCAAGAGCCGGAAAGTCTGCGCAAGTGGAGGGAGGAGCAGAAGGAACGCCTTGAGGTGTTAG ACTCGGCATCCAAGGCAGCAGAGGCCGAGTTGAGAGAGAAGGCCAAAAAGGAGCTTGAAGACTGGCATGTACACCAGAGCGAGCAGATGGAGAAGAACAAGGCCAACAACAG GATTGCTGACAAGGCTTTCTACAAACAGCCCAGTGCTGATCTTGTAGGCTTTGTGTAG
- the cltb gene encoding clathrin light chain B isoform X2: MADNGAHPTDEDPAAEFLAQQENEIAGIENDAEGFEELNGDDGQEPPQQPASNYDPFAEEPATVNGDIFQESNGPTDNYAAIAQVDIQRQEPESLRKWREEQKERLEVLDSASKAAEAELREKAKKELEDWHVHQSEQMEKNKANNRSTPTSMWAQLWGNNNPRPQQWNRRRTIANPVERHNGWDGGRRLQQNRVPSRLGLHATGP; this comes from the exons ATGGCTGACAACGGAGCGCACCCGACAGACGAGGACCCGGCCGCCGAGTTCCTGGCCCAGCAGGAGAACGAGATAGCGGGGATAGAGAACGACGCGGAAGGCTTCGAGGAGCTGAACGGAGACGACGGCCAGGAGCCCCCGCAGCAACCGGCGAGCAACTACG ATCCTTTTGCAGAGGAGCCCGCCACGGTGAACGGGGATATCTTTCAG GAGTCCAACGGCCCCACGGATAACTATGCAGCCATCGCTCAAGTCGATATTCAGAGGCAAGAGCCGGAAAGTCTGCGCAAGTGGAGGGAGGAGCAGAAGGAACGCCTTGAGGTGTTAG ACTCGGCATCCAAGGCAGCAGAGGCCGAGTTGAGAGAGAAGGCCAAAAAGGAGCTTGAAGACTGGCATGTACACCAGAGCGAGCAGATGGAGAAGAACAAGGCCAACAACAG atccacacccacatccatgtgggcccagttatggggaaataacaacccaagacctcaacagtggaacaggcggaggacgATTGCTAACCCTGTGGAGcgccacaacggctgggatggcggaagaaggctgcagcagaacagggtccccagtcgtcttggactccatgccactggaccctga
- the cltb gene encoding clathrin light chain B isoform X3: MADNGAHPTDEDPAAEFLAQQENEIAGIENDAEGFEELNGDDGQEPPQQPASNYDPFAEEPATVNGDIFQESNGPTDNYAAIAQVDIQRQEPESLRKWREEQKERLEVLDSASKAAEAELREKAKKELEDWHVHQSEQMEKNKANNRSSEESFLSEGDSDSPGSAWERVAHLCDFNPKTNKQAKDVSRMRSVLISLKQTPLVR; the protein is encoded by the exons ATGGCTGACAACGGAGCGCACCCGACAGACGAGGACCCGGCCGCCGAGTTCCTGGCCCAGCAGGAGAACGAGATAGCGGGGATAGAGAACGACGCGGAAGGCTTCGAGGAGCTGAACGGAGACGACGGCCAGGAGCCCCCGCAGCAACCGGCGAGCAACTACG ATCCTTTTGCAGAGGAGCCCGCCACGGTGAACGGGGATATCTTTCAG GAGTCCAACGGCCCCACGGATAACTATGCAGCCATCGCTCAAGTCGATATTCAGAGGCAAGAGCCGGAAAGTCTGCGCAAGTGGAGGGAGGAGCAGAAGGAACGCCTTGAGGTGTTAG ACTCGGCATCCAAGGCAGCAGAGGCCGAGTTGAGAGAGAAGGCCAAAAAGGAGCTTGAAGACTGGCATGTACACCAGAGCGAGCAGATGGAGAAGAACAAGGCCAACAACAG ATCGTCCGAGGAGTCCTTCCTGTCCGAGGGCGACAGCGACAGTCCCGGATCGGCGTGGGAGCGAGTAGCTCACCTGTGCGACTTCAATCCAAAAACCAACAAGCAGGCGAAAGACGTGTCTCGAATGCGCTCTGTCCTCATCTCGCTCAAACAGACCCCTCTAGTCCGCTAG
- the cltb gene encoding clathrin light chain B isoform X1, producing MADNGAHPTDEDPAAEFLAQQENEIAGIENDAEGFEELNGDDGQEPPQQPASNYDPFAEEPATVNGDIFQESNGPTDNYAAIAQVDIQRQEPESLRKWREEQKERLEVLDSASKAAEAELREKAKKELEDWHVHQSEQMEKNKANNRLCPSLTRSSEESFLSEGDSDSPGSAWERVAHLCDFNPKTNKQAKDVSRMRSVLISLKQTPLVR from the exons ATGGCTGACAACGGAGCGCACCCGACAGACGAGGACCCGGCCGCCGAGTTCCTGGCCCAGCAGGAGAACGAGATAGCGGGGATAGAGAACGACGCGGAAGGCTTCGAGGAGCTGAACGGAGACGACGGCCAGGAGCCCCCGCAGCAACCGGCGAGCAACTACG ATCCTTTTGCAGAGGAGCCCGCCACGGTGAACGGGGATATCTTTCAG GAGTCCAACGGCCCCACGGATAACTATGCAGCCATCGCTCAAGTCGATATTCAGAGGCAAGAGCCGGAAAGTCTGCGCAAGTGGAGGGAGGAGCAGAAGGAACGCCTTGAGGTGTTAG ACTCGGCATCCAAGGCAGCAGAGGCCGAGTTGAGAGAGAAGGCCAAAAAGGAGCTTGAAGACTGGCATGTACACCAGAGCGAGCAGATGGAGAAGAACAAGGCCAACAACAG ACTCTGCCCAAGTCTGACACG ATCGTCCGAGGAGTCCTTCCTGTCCGAGGGCGACAGCGACAGTCCCGGATCGGCGTGGGAGCGAGTAGCTCACCTGTGCGACTTCAATCCAAAAACCAACAAGCAGGCGAAAGACGTGTCTCGAATGCGCTCTGTCCTCATCTCGCTCAAACAGACCCCTCTAGTCCGCTAG